The sequence below is a genomic window from Brevibacillus agri.
TCCAGCGCAAAAAAATGAAAGCAGATTTGATTCAGGCCAAAATCGCCGAACTGGTCAAGCTGTTGCGCCTGGAAGGGCTGGAGCAACGCTTGCCGCCGCAGCTTTCAGGCGGTCAGCAGCAGCAGCGCTGCGCGGAAATCTGGAGCAATGGCTGAGGGCGCTGGAACGGTGACGGTCGGCGTCGTACGAGCAGCAGCGCTGCGCGGAAATCTGGAGCAATGGCTGCTCGATCAGCATGAAAAGGAAGAGCAAACGGCTGGCGAAAAATCATGGCTGAAGTTTGCCGCCGGATTGCCGCACTACATCGAGCACGGGCCGTACTTGTTCGTACACGCGGGTATCCGCCCGGGAATTGCGCTCGCTTCCCAGCAGCCTTACGATCTGCTCGCGATCAGGGAAGAGTTTTGGCACAGTGCGGCGCAGTTCGAGCGAGTGATTGTATTCGGGCACACGCCCACACATCGGATGGGAGCCGCACCGGGGGAAATCTGGATACGGCCAGACCGAATCGGCATTGATACCGGAGCGAAGCACGGACTTCGTTTGACGCTGGTGGATTTGACCTGTCGCAAGAGCTATTCTTGCTCGACCAAAGAAAAAGGGACGTACACGGATTTTCGCATGGCGGCATGGGGTAAAAATGAAGGTTGCGAAAACTAGGGAGCAGCGCTGATGCAAGCAGCAGCTTCGATCGAACAATCGCTCGACATAGTCAAAACCTATCTGCTCATAGCTAGCGGGGATTGGACTTTGCCTGGCGTCAGTGATAAAACAAGAATAAGCAAAATCAAGGGGGAACGGAACATGGAGTACTCATTTTCAAAATCAGTTGACGCATTATCCTCCTCGGCTGTCCGGGAAATCTTGAAGCTGACCCAAGGCAATCAAGTGCTCTCGCTCGCAGGTGGACTGCCAGCCGAGGATTCTTTTCCTATCGCAGCTATGCGCGAAGCTTTCAATCGGGCATTCGATCTGGGGGCCAAATCTTTGCAGTACGGTTTGACTGACGGATACATTCCGCTTCGCGAGTGGGTTGCCTCACGGATGAAGCAAAAACATATGAACGTAGGCCTGGACAATATGCTGCTGACCACCGGCTCCCAGCAGGCCGTCGACTTACTGTGTCGAGTCTATTTGGACGAAGGCGACGTCGTGCTGGTAGAAAATCCAACGTATCTGGCTGCGGTCCAATTGTTCCAATTTCGGGGGATTCGCACCATTCCGGTGCAAGGGGACGCAGAAGGGATGGATCTGGACGATCTCGCGCAAAAAATCGCCCAGTATCGCCCGAAAATGGTCTATGTCATTCCGACTTTTGCGAATCCGACCGGGAAAGTATGGAGCCTGGAACGTCGCCAAGGCTTGCTCGCCCAGTGCAAAGCGAACGACATTCTCATTCTGGAGGACGATCCGTATGGCGAAATCCAGTTTGACGGAGAAGCTCCGTACCGTTCCATTTTCTCGCTCGATGAGCACCCGACAGATTCCTGTGTCGTGTACACGAGCACGTTTTCCAAAATCGTCGCGCCTGGTCTGCGGACCGGCTGGGCTATCGGCGACAAGCGCGTCATCCAGATGATGGTCAAGGCGAAGCAAGCCGTCGACTTGCAATCCAGCACGATCGACCAGATCGCGCTCCATGAACTGCTCTCCCAATTCGATCTGGAAGGCCACATCGAAAAAATCCGCGCTTCCTACAAGGAGCGGATGGAGTGGATGAACGAGCTGCTGCTCGCCCAAAACTGGGAAGGCGTCCGCTGGGAGAAGCCAAGGGGAGGCATGTTCCTCTGGGTGAATTTGCCCGAGCATGTGGACGCGGAAAAACTGCTGGCCCGCTCTGTGCAAGAAGGCGTGGCATTCGTCCCGGGCAAGCCGTTTTACGCAGATGAGCCGCAACACAACACGATGCGCCTGAACTACACGCTGCTCAACCGGGAAGACACTCAACTGGCAATTTCCAGACTTGGCAAAGCATTTACAGCATACAGTCAAAGCCTGGTGACACAGTAGCAGCGTCTTTCGCCCGCGAAACCGTTTCGCGAACGACAAGAAAGCTCTGCCCAAAAAGACAATCATGCCAAAAAAACTGGCTGGTTGTCTTTTTTTGTTTCTGATGTTCCGCAAATGAAAGGGCCAGCCCCGCAGCTCCCAGCTTCGCCAAACGCAATGCCATGGCGAAGCCAAAGCTTCCGGGAACGGCTAGACAGCCAGCTCCCTCTCCCCCCGATCCAGCCACTCGTGCACCAGCTCGGTAAACAGCGCTGGCTGCTCGATTTGCAGGTTGTGTCCCGCGCAGTCGAGAACGGCAAAGGAGCTGCGCGGATAGTGAGGCAGCAAGCTCCAAGCGTCCTGGTAGCCGACGATGTGGTCTTGCTTGCCCACGACAAACAGGCTCGGATGGGAAAAAGGCTGCGTGTCGAGCGGGAAGGAGAAGCCGTACGACGTTTTCAGTCTTTCCAAAAAGGGGAAGTTCGCGATGTGGTATCCGCTCATAATCTCTGTTTTGTAACGCTCCCATGTTTCATTCGTCGCCACGACGGCCATGGACGCAAACTCGGTGCGCTCCGTCTCGGTCAGCTTGTCCCACAGCAGTTTGTCTTCCACGAGAAGCGCTTTTTCCGGCAAGGTGCGCAATTTCATTTGCGGAATGACGCTCGGGCAGATGAAAAGAGCGCCTTTTACTTGTTCTCTGCGCTTTTCGATCACGCCCCTGGCCAAAAAACCTCCGTAAGACTCTCCTGCAAGAAGAAAGGGCTTGCCGGACAACTCCCGATCTATCCAGTGCAGGACGGCCTCCAGCATGTCATCCGTGTTTTGCACGCTGTCGTAATTTTGCGTCTTTCCCATGCCTGGCAAGTCAATATACAGGCGGCGGAAGCCTTCGCGCTCCGCGAAAACAGGCTCCATGCAGCCTTGCATAATGCGGTGGTCGAGGGAAAAGCCGTGAAGCATCACAATCGGAAAGCCGGAACCGAGTTGTTCCTGATAAAACTGGACATCGTGAAGCGAATGACTCATAAAAACACCTCTTCCGAATAAGTTCAAGTCGAAGTATTTTGATAGGGAACATTTGTTCTTATTATAATCTCATTTCTGGAAAAAGCAAGAGGAAGATTTGCAATATTTTTCCTGAAAAGACTGTCCCAGCTCCCCCACAAAAAAGTGCCCATCGACGGTAAAGTCAAATGGACACGTTTTTTGCAGATGAAATGGCACTGTGAGCGATGAACTTCACAGGCGGCTGTCTGACTGAGCCACAAGCCGACTCAAGCCAAGCCAGGCCGTTTTTTATTCTTCGGTTTCTTCCAGCGTGCAAATCGCGCTAGGGCGCTTGATGCGCAGCACGACGCACTCGTAAACGCGGAACAGGCTGTTCATTTGCTCGTCTCCGAGGAAAGCGGAGTCGAAGTCTTCCGCAATCGCCAGGTCCAGGTTGTGACGGCCCGTTGCCACCAGCACGCCGGAGCGGCCTTTGATGGTTGGCGATTGGTACACGCCGTCTGTGACGAGGTTGCGCACATGCTCGATCTCCAGCACGTTGGTGCCTTTGTGCACACGGTGCAGCAAGGAGTACAGCTCTGGAGACACAACGAGGGCATAAGGGCCGCTGTGGCCCATTTTCAAGAGCTTGTTGCGCGCTTCCACGATATCCGCGAACGCGTTGCCGGACTCCATCCAGTCGCTTTTCAGGTGAGTGAGGCGGCCTTTTACATTCATCAGGCCCGGCAGATCGAATTCAGCCGCTCCGTTGAAAATCAGGTCGTCTTCCATCAGGGCGCAGCCGGCAGCCGCGTTTGCAGCAGCACTCATGTCGAGCGGCATGCCGAGTGTGCGCGCTTGCGCCACGTCGCGCCAGTAGAGCATGAAGTCTTTGTACAAAATCGGAATCGTCATGCTCACACGGCGGCTAGGCTGTGTCATTTCCAGCGATTCGCCGCGCAGGGAGAGACCGCCAAAGCGGGACTCGTCGTACACGTCGTTCGTAATCGTCTGGATGCCTTCTCCGAGCGGACCGTAGATATCAATGAAACGACGTCCCACGAGTTGACGGCGCGCCATGTCGATTACAGTGGCATCCAACTGGCTCCATTCATCTTTCGTCAAAGGAGAGTCAGGGTATTTGCGAAGCTTGTCCATAGCGTAACCTCCAGGTCATATAAGATGGTTGTTTCTTTACAGTCCTTTCAGACTTCCTACTGTAAGCCCCTTTTTGCCGGAAATGTTGCCGGAAACGGCATGGGCAGGAGCGGAATGCTTGATGACAGAAGCAACACCGTGAGCAGCGGAAGCCGAAGCTTTCAGGTGATCCACCTGATGGATGTCGTGTCCCTCGTCGTGGTCAGTCAGATCGGGATGGGACCCGTCCGAAAAACGCTCGCTCAACGCGGCCATGATTTCTTTCACCTGCAAGTAGTCGGCGTGGGTTTTTTCGCGCATGCCGTCCAGAGTCTGGCGAGTTTCGTCATCTTGAAACTCGTACAGGGAAAGCTCCAGGTGCTCGCGGAAGTTATGCAGGCCAAAACGCTCCAGGTTCACATCTGACAGCATTTGCGAAAGCTCGCGGTCGCTCAGCTCGGCAAGCGTTTCTTTTTCGGACACTTTTTCCAGGTAAGGAACCAGTTCCTGGAGTCGTCCCATGCGCTGTTCTTCTTCTTCCAAAATGTGATGGTAGTACAAGCGTGTATGCTCGTCCTGGGCAGCGTCGATAATCGGCTGGATGATTCCCATAAAACGATTGATGTACCCTCTGGTTCGATCAAAAATGGCGTGCAGTTGTGTAATTTCTTGCACCCTCCGCCACCTCCTCATTCACGATCTATTTGTTCATTATACAGTTGGAAAAATGAACCGGGCAATACATATGTAGATATTCGGCGTTTTCTGTTCATATCTGGCGTTTTTTACGGGCAATGGCGAGTGAGACCTGTGGAGCAGCAAGGAGCTGTTAACAGTAGTTTTATATTTTTACAAAAAAGTTATCATGGAGAGTATTGTCAAAGCTAAATGGGAATGATAATATTTATCAATAAGAGTGATATTCATTATCAATTAGAAAAACAGAGAAACAGAACATACATTTTACACTCACTCAATTTAAGGAGGAAAACAGTTATGTCATCCATTTTAGTTATCGGCGGAGATCGCCTCGGTAATATC
It includes:
- a CDS encoding PLP-dependent aminotransferase family protein; protein product: MEYSFSKSVDALSSSAVREILKLTQGNQVLSLAGGLPAEDSFPIAAMREAFNRAFDLGAKSLQYGLTDGYIPLREWVASRMKQKHMNVGLDNMLLTTGSQQAVDLLCRVYLDEGDVVLVENPTYLAAVQLFQFRGIRTIPVQGDAEGMDLDDLAQKIAQYRPKMVYVIPTFANPTGKVWSLERRQGLLAQCKANDILILEDDPYGEIQFDGEAPYRSIFSLDEHPTDSCVVYTSTFSKIVAPGLRTGWAIGDKRVIQMMVKAKQAVDLQSSTIDQIALHELLSQFDLEGHIEKIRASYKERMEWMNELLLAQNWEGVRWEKPRGGMFLWVNLPEHVDAEKLLARSVQEGVAFVPGKPFYADEPQHNTMRLNYTLLNREDTQLAISRLGKAFTAYSQSLVTQ
- a CDS encoding alpha/beta fold hydrolase, with amino-acid sequence MSHSLHDVQFYQEQLGSGFPIVMLHGFSLDHRIMQGCMEPVFAEREGFRRLYIDLPGMGKTQNYDSVQNTDDMLEAVLHWIDRELSGKPFLLAGESYGGFLARGVIEKRREQVKGALFICPSVIPQMKLRTLPEKALLVEDKLLWDKLTETERTEFASMAVVATNETWERYKTEIMSGYHIANFPFLERLKTSYGFSFPLDTQPFSHPSLFVVGKQDHIVGYQDAWSLLPHYPRSSFAVLDCAGHNLQIEQPALFTELVHEWLDRGERELAV
- a CDS encoding family 1 encapsulin nanocompartment shell protein produces the protein MDKLRKYPDSPLTKDEWSQLDATVIDMARRQLVGRRFIDIYGPLGEGIQTITNDVYDESRFGGLSLRGESLEMTQPSRRVSMTIPILYKDFMLYWRDVAQARTLGMPLDMSAAANAAAGCALMEDDLIFNGAAEFDLPGLMNVKGRLTHLKSDWMESGNAFADIVEARNKLLKMGHSGPYALVVSPELYSLLHRVHKGTNVLEIEHVRNLVTDGVYQSPTIKGRSGVLVATGRHNLDLAIAEDFDSAFLGDEQMNSLFRVYECVVLRIKRPSAICTLEETEE
- a CDS encoding IMEF encapsulin system ferritin-like cargo protein encodes the protein MQEITQLHAIFDRTRGYINRFMGIIQPIIDAAQDEHTRLYYHHILEEEEQRMGRLQELVPYLEKVSEKETLAELSDRELSQMLSDVNLERFGLHNFREHLELSLYEFQDDETRQTLDGMREKTHADYLQVKEIMAALSERFSDGSHPDLTDHDEGHDIHQVDHLKASASAAHGVASVIKHSAPAHAVSGNISGKKGLTVGSLKGL